The sequence TGGCCAGCGCGCCCTCCCCGGTGATCTCGAGCATCTGGCCGCCGCCCTGGCCGTACTGGAAGCCGTGCACCGTGCCGCGCGGCACGTGCACCAGCGTGCCCGGGCGGCACATGTGCAGGCGGCCCTCGCAGAAGAACGATATCTCGCCGCCGAGCACGTAGAAGGCCTCGTCCCAGTCGTGGCTGTGCGGCGGCGGGCCCGTGCCCTCGTCGCCCCGCTGGAAGGTCACGCCGAAAC comes from Variovorax paradoxus and encodes:
- a CDS encoding cupin domain-containing protein is translated as MPYFVLTPERRDAPLNVVGTQVTVLASNAVTRSFGVTFQRGDEGTGPPPHSHDWDEAFYVLGGEISFFCEGRLHMCRPGTLVHVPRGTVHGFQYGQGGGQMLEITGEGALATRMFTDMDHEIPPGPPDIPKLLAVLERNGVTVEL